One Bacteroidota bacterium genomic window, GAAAAAGCCAGCCTTCAAATCCTGGATGCCATTGAAAAAAAGAAACGCCGGGTGTATATCAGCAAACGCTGGTGGCTGATTGGAAAGCTCATGAAACTCCTCCCTTTCTGGCTCTATAAAAGGTTCGGGTAATTGCCACATAGAAGTAATGCTGATGAACGGAGCGTCGCAAGTAAAGCATCATAGTAGCATTACAGCCCGTTATCAAAAAATTAACATTAATTATCAGCGTCTGCAGACAAGTTGCACAGGCTTTGCATCGTTCTATCAACAGGTGTGAACAAGAATGACTTGAACTCAAAAATCCACCTTGTTACATTTGTATGAACTACTACGCAACCACAATGTCACAGACTTTTGAAAAAGAAAAGAACAGGCGGGCTACATTGATCACAGCAGGCTTTGCTGCGTCATTAGTACTCATCATGTTTTTGTGGAAATGGAAGTTGCCCGATCTGCAGGCGTTGTTACCACAGGGAGAATTTATTGAGATCAACTTAGGTGTTGATGATTTCGGTTCAGGTACCGATCAGCCGATGACACCGGGTGATCCTGCACCTCAGCAACAGATCGCTTATACTCCTGTTGCAGCTCCCGAAAAATCTGAGTCGGATGATGCAAAAGATATTGAAGAAGATGTGGCAGAGAAAGAAGCACCGAAAGTTTTTAAGCCGGCTGTTACAAAACCTGAAGCAAAAGAAATAAACAAAGAAAATAAAGTTGTAAAGGTTACTCCTAAACCAACACCACCTGCACCACCTCAGCCTAAAAAAGGTGCGCAAATGACAAGTACAAGAGGTGGCAGTGGTAGTGGTGGAAATGGGGCTGAGACTTATCAAAAAGGAACTGGTGAAGGTATAGCAGGTGGTCGTGGTGATCAGGGTGTGCCGGGTGGTTCACCAACGGGAACAGTCTATACTGGTACACCAAAAAACGTAGGTGTTAGAGTTATAAGCATGTCTGGAGCAAATTTTGAAGATGATTTTAATGAAAGTGGTAAGGTAGCATTAGATATTGTTGTAGATGCTAACGGTAAAATAATCTCGTCGACTTTTCAACCCAGAGGTTCCACTTTGAGTAATAGAACTCAAATTGACATTGCAAAACGCAGGGCAACACAATTGACTTATCCTAAATATCCAGAAGGTGCAAAAACAACAATAGTATTTGATTTCAAAGTCAAAGGATAGGTTCAGGAAATATTTCATTTGAAATGGCATCTCATTAATCGGGATGCCATTCTTATTTTTGCTTGATGAATGGACTTTACTATTTAAGATGGCCGTTAATTATTTTTCTTATAGGCTTCCTTATACGTTTTACAGGCATATTGTTTAAAATCAGGCATTGGCCAAGCGCCGATGAAATGATAACCATTGGTTCTATAATCTGCGGAATCGGAATTGTATTTGGTATCATTAAGATCGCAGTTGTCAAAAAGCCTGAACAATGAACTACCAGCAAACAATAGATTATTTGTTTACCCGTCTGCCCATGTTCAGCCGGATAGGCGCTGCTGCATTTAAGAAAGACCTTACGAATACGTTACGGCTTTGTGAGTTTCTTGGTAATCCGCATCAGAAATTTAAATCAGTTCACATTGCCGGTACAAATGGTAAAGGTTCTGTAAGCCATATGCTGGCTGCTGTTCTTCATTCGGCTGGTTATAAAACAGGATTATATACTTCGCCACATTTAAAAGATTTCAGGGAAAGAATTAAATGCTCTGGTATGGGCAGACTGGAAATGATCGACAAGGATTTTGTAATTGAGTTTACAGAAAGGATCAAACCGTTGATCGAAGAAATTGAACCAAGCTTTTTTGAGATCACTGTTGCAATGGCTTTTGAATATTTTGTACAGCAAAAAGTAGATATCGCTGTGATCGAAGTTGGGCTGGGTGGAAGATTTGATAGTACAAATATTATTACTCCGGAACTTTCCGTGATCACAAATATCGGCTGGGATCATATGAATATACTTGGAAATTCGCTGGAGGAGATCGCTTTTGAAAAAGCGGGTATCATAAAAGAAAATATCCCGGTTGTTATTGGTGAGACGATCCCTGTTACTAAACCCATATTTGAAAAAATAGCTGCAGAGAAAAATAGCGAATTACATTTTGCAGCAGAAAAAAGAAGTGCAACAGAATGGAAATGGGAGAAACATGAACTGATCACAGAAGTACAGGAGAAAAATAAAACTGATCATAAAGAATATCATCTTGATCTGCCGGGTATTTATCAATCTAAAAATTTATTAACTGTACTTGAAGCCTGTTCAGTTTTGCGTGAAAAGTATTACAAGATTGATGAGCCTGT contains:
- a CDS encoding gliding motility protein GldL; this translates as MNGLYYLRWPLIIFLIGFLIRFTGILFKIRHWPSADEMITIGSIICGIGIVFGIIKIAVVKKPEQ
- a CDS encoding bifunctional folylpolyglutamate synthase/dihydrofolate synthase, with the translated sequence MNYQQTIDYLFTRLPMFSRIGAAAFKKDLTNTLRLCEFLGNPHQKFKSVHIAGTNGKGSVSHMLAAVLHSAGYKTGLYTSPHLKDFRERIKCSGMGRLEMIDKDFVIEFTERIKPLIEEIEPSFFEITVAMAFEYFVQQKVDIAVIEVGLGGRFDSTNIITPELSVITNIGWDHMNILGNSLEEIAFEKAGIIKENIPVVIGETIPVTKPIFEKIAAEKNSELHFAAEKRSATEWKWEKHELITEVQEKNKTDHKEYHLDLPGIYQSKNLLTVLEACSVLREKYYKIDEPVIKQALHKTKKITGLHGRWELIHEHPTVVLDVGHNEDGIKQIVQQLELTTYRQLHIITGFVKDKEVEKVLALLPHAARYYFTQAQIPRALPAEQLKEKAAEFNLKGEAYPDVNTALKHALNKAHKDDLILVCGSVFLVGEVNTLAHAFFPMHT